In a genomic window of Pseudoxanthomonas indica:
- the murU gene encoding N-acetylmuramate alpha-1-phosphate uridylyltransferase MurU, with amino-acid sequence MKALIFAAGLGERMRPLTDATPKPLLTAGGKPLIVWHLEKLAASGVSEVVINTSWLADQFPQRLGDGSQWGLNLHYSYEGERPLETGGGMLAALPWLGEAPFLLVNGDVWTDYEFARLPRMIPGDAHLVLVDNPPQHPQGDFVLDTASGRVHFGDGVEGGRPAGEVQRKTYSGIGIYRANLLQDWRKHVGAVEGTEQTPPRFKLSPLLRAAMARGQVSGEFHTGRWTDVGTPERLARLDAELKAGL; translated from the coding sequence ATGAAGGCGCTGATTTTCGCCGCGGGCCTGGGCGAGCGCATGCGGCCGCTGACCGACGCCACGCCCAAGCCCTTGCTGACGGCAGGCGGCAAGCCGTTGATTGTCTGGCACCTGGAAAAGCTCGCGGCATCGGGCGTCAGCGAGGTGGTGATCAACACCAGTTGGCTGGCCGATCAGTTTCCGCAGCGCCTGGGCGACGGCAGTCAATGGGGTCTGAATCTGCACTATTCGTACGAAGGTGAGCGGCCGCTGGAAACAGGTGGCGGCATGCTGGCGGCGCTGCCTTGGCTGGGCGAGGCGCCGTTCCTGCTGGTCAATGGCGATGTGTGGACCGACTACGAGTTCGCGCGACTGCCGCGCATGATTCCAGGCGATGCCCATCTGGTGCTGGTCGACAACCCGCCGCAGCATCCACAGGGTGACTTTGTTCTGGATACCGCCAGTGGACGGGTGCATTTCGGTGATGGCGTCGAGGGTGGGCGACCTGCGGGTGAGGTCCAGCGCAAGACCTATTCCGGCATCGGTATCTACCGCGCCAACCTGCTGCAGGACTGGCGCAAGCATGTGGGCGCAGTCGAAGGGACGGAGCAGACGCCGCCGCGCTTCAAGCTGTCGCCACTGTTGCGCGCCGCGATGGCGCGCGGCCAGGTCAGCGGCGAATTCCACACCGGGCGCTGGACCGATGTCGGTACGCCGGAGCGTCTGGCGCGCCTGGATGCGGAGTTGAAGGCCGGCCTTTGA
- a CDS encoding aminoglycoside phosphotransferase family protein, with product MSVTPDSQAANGDVRSEQRLHWARGATGDAWVELERASVDAGFRSYWRTQGSGTRCIVMDSPPGLEDVRPWLQMRDLLETGGVRVPQVLARDVDLGFLLLEDLGGPTLAQTITAETADDWFALAIDELLKLQAITPPGGTGEFGEALLQRDAGLFEEWFLQRHLDLSLDCGESEALQLVQRRLMDNALAQARVLTHRDFMPRNLMPTLPQPAVLDFQDCVWGPVAYDAVSLFKDAYLSWPLARVDGWLLQYHARALAAGIPVPASPRQFLRDADWLGVQRHLKILGIFSRLHYRDGKTKYLPDAPRFIAYLDEVLPRHPELSALQQLLDDRIKPAMRAQDIA from the coding sequence ATGAGCGTTACCCCTGATTCGCAAGCCGCCAATGGCGATGTACGTAGCGAGCAGCGCCTGCATTGGGCGCGCGGTGCAACCGGTGACGCATGGGTGGAGTTGGAGCGGGCCTCGGTGGATGCAGGATTCCGTAGCTATTGGCGCACCCAAGGCAGCGGTACCCGCTGCATCGTCATGGATTCCCCGCCGGGGCTGGAGGATGTCCGGCCTTGGCTGCAGATGCGCGATCTGCTCGAAACCGGTGGTGTACGCGTCCCGCAGGTGCTGGCACGCGATGTGGATCTCGGCTTCCTGCTGCTGGAAGACCTGGGCGGTCCCACGCTGGCGCAGACCATCACTGCGGAAACGGCCGACGACTGGTTCGCCCTGGCCATCGACGAATTGCTCAAGCTGCAGGCCATCACTCCACCAGGCGGCACCGGTGAATTCGGTGAGGCACTGCTGCAGCGTGACGCCGGCCTGTTCGAGGAGTGGTTCCTGCAGCGTCATCTGGACCTGAGCCTGGACTGCGGCGAATCCGAGGCCTTGCAGTTGGTCCAACGGCGCCTGATGGACAATGCGCTGGCGCAGGCGCGCGTGCTGACCCATCGGGACTTCATGCCGCGCAATCTGATGCCGACGCTGCCCCAACCCGCCGTGCTGGATTTCCAGGATTGCGTGTGGGGTCCGGTGGCGTATGACGCCGTCAGCCTGTTCAAGGATGCCTACCTCAGTTGGCCGCTGGCCCGGGTCGATGGCTGGCTGCTGCAATACCACGCGCGCGCACTGGCCGCGGGGATTCCGGTGCCGGCCTCACCACGGCAGTTCCTGCGCGATGCCGATTGGCTGGGCGTGCAGCGGCATCTCAAGATCCTGGGCATCTTCTCCCGGCTCCACTATCGCGATGGGAAGACCAAGTACCTGCCGGACGCGCCACGTTTCATTGCGTACCTGGATGAAGTGCTGCCCCGTCATCCCGAACTGTCTGCGCTGCAACAGTTGCTGGATGACCGCATCAAGCCCGCGATGCGCGCGCAGGACATCGCATGA
- a CDS encoding retropepsin-like domain-containing protein, which translates to MTRSQHTKLSVSALLAISALSLGSSALAASAIEEPVTVIDIPADPGAPVIATVMMSSHRYRMIVDTGAGNLIFHLPVARRDLVAVPMDDSMLAQAKGIYGDLALHHFKAGSMSVGQWRFEPDENVFALDMNQAAEKYAVDGLLGVPYLAKLSWHWDNRSRKLLGYEHASSTVAAVRARLHCEPLYDVDAIPGVALKVGDERALFALDTGDLGASGGLHPNDREALAYFGAIRAGGMNNSQTDLAGKSQSSLQVSQIQNIMLGPTRLDGLVLTEVQSSSSLGRRFLSKFDEVLLDFGANTFCIPAVQQVEPDDISLYLSK; encoded by the coding sequence ATGACTCGTTCACAGCACACTAAGCTCTCTGTTTCCGCGCTGCTGGCAATCTCAGCACTGTCGCTCGGCTCCTCCGCCTTGGCAGCATCTGCGATTGAGGAGCCGGTTACCGTCATCGACATTCCTGCGGACCCTGGCGCACCCGTGATCGCCACGGTGATGATGTCCAGCCACCGCTATCGCATGATTGTCGATACTGGCGCAGGCAACTTGATTTTCCACCTGCCCGTAGCCCGGCGGGATCTCGTCGCGGTCCCCATGGACGACTCGATGCTGGCGCAAGCCAAGGGGATCTATGGCGATTTGGCCTTGCATCACTTCAAGGCCGGATCCATGTCCGTGGGTCAATGGCGCTTCGAGCCGGACGAGAACGTTTTTGCGCTGGACATGAATCAGGCCGCGGAAAAATACGCGGTCGATGGTCTGCTGGGCGTTCCCTACCTGGCAAAGCTCAGTTGGCATTGGGACAATCGCTCCCGCAAGTTGCTGGGCTATGAGCATGCTTCCAGCACGGTCGCTGCCGTGCGCGCGCGTTTGCACTGCGAACCCCTCTACGATGTGGACGCCATTCCGGGCGTTGCACTCAAGGTCGGTGACGAACGCGCGCTATTCGCCCTCGATACCGGCGATCTCGGGGCGAGCGGCGGCCTGCATCCCAACGACCGGGAAGCGCTCGCTTACTTCGGCGCCATTCGCGCCGGCGGCATGAACAACAGCCAGACCGATCTGGCGGGAAAATCGCAATCGTCGCTCCAGGTCAGCCAGATCCAGAACATCATGCTTGGCCCCACCCGCCTCGACGGCCTGGTGCTGACTGAGGTGCAGTCCAGCTCCAGCCTGGGCCGGCGTTTCCTGAGCAAGTTCGATGAAGTCCTGCTGGACTTTGGCGCGAACACCTTCTGCATCCCTGCCGTCCAACAAGTCGAGCCTGACGACATTTCGCTCTACCTCTCGAAGTAG
- a CDS encoding winged helix-turn-helix domain-containing protein, with translation MTSDSEMRQCRLDDIDIDVQRQRVERDGRDLEVTGLSFQLLRYLLAQGNRVVGFDELIEHVWAPAVVNEETVTQRIKLLRQALGDDSRRPRYIRSVRGQGYQLCAVPQWHPPSQATRDASADVEHAGSKPGAAANQRQGSRAPVALAMVLLLTAVVGLLAYWWAGESSTQSADAKRPAPEGNPLLERAAYYAGIGQRDDNERAIALYQQVLKDSPHDAQALLGLSRAYSARVCLFNFPPEWAVQAEELASTVIRVQPDNGPAHAARGYAYDCRGGIDQALQGYERALQLDPADDKSRASAGYLYERKGRLADALNANTGLHGDPARVRFLQLQLASNLDLLGYPQAADARYRRSFELYPDNVFSNIAWPRFLFRQGRLSEAQAALDEAMQRGTAHVELFLLQAELALSRGDRQAAQAACRDAVQLRPQASLPGTLLGLADDSLGPIQARSRADALAVDLAAGAGYPSDWLEVALLHQAASEPAQALADVQRAIAGGYRDAAYLQVSPWFAELRRDPGYAAVIDALQRALVAERARVAPATIAKLTATP, from the coding sequence GTGACCAGCGATAGTGAGATGCGGCAATGCAGGTTGGATGACATTGATATCGACGTGCAGCGCCAGCGGGTCGAGCGCGACGGCAGAGACCTGGAAGTGACGGGACTGTCCTTCCAGCTCCTGCGCTATCTGCTGGCCCAAGGTAATCGCGTCGTCGGCTTCGACGAACTCATCGAGCACGTCTGGGCGCCGGCCGTCGTCAATGAGGAAACGGTCACCCAGCGCATCAAGTTGCTGCGCCAGGCCTTGGGCGATGACAGTCGCCGGCCGCGCTACATCCGCTCGGTGCGTGGGCAAGGCTACCAACTGTGCGCCGTGCCGCAATGGCATCCACCGTCGCAGGCGACGCGGGACGCATCGGCGGACGTCGAGCACGCGGGTTCGAAGCCGGGCGCAGCTGCAAACCAACGGCAAGGATCGCGTGCTCCTGTCGCGCTGGCGATGGTCCTGCTGCTGACCGCGGTCGTGGGGCTCCTCGCGTACTGGTGGGCCGGCGAGTCTTCCACGCAATCGGCTGATGCCAAGCGTCCTGCGCCCGAAGGGAATCCACTGCTGGAACGCGCGGCGTACTACGCCGGCATCGGACAGCGTGACGACAACGAACGCGCCATCGCGCTCTATCAGCAAGTCTTGAAGGACTCGCCGCACGATGCGCAGGCGCTGTTGGGGTTAAGCCGCGCCTACAGTGCCCGCGTGTGCCTGTTCAACTTCCCGCCTGAGTGGGCAGTACAGGCCGAGGAACTGGCCAGTACCGTCATCCGCGTCCAGCCCGACAACGGCCCCGCGCATGCCGCACGCGGGTATGCCTACGACTGCCGTGGCGGCATCGACCAGGCGCTGCAAGGCTACGAACGCGCGCTGCAACTGGATCCCGCCGACGACAAGAGCCGCGCCTCGGCCGGCTATCTCTACGAGCGCAAGGGCCGCCTGGCCGATGCCCTGAATGCCAACACCGGCCTCCACGGTGATCCGGCGCGCGTCAGGTTCCTGCAGCTGCAACTGGCGAGCAACCTGGACTTGCTGGGCTATCCCCAAGCGGCCGATGCGCGCTATCGACGCAGCTTCGAGCTGTATCCGGACAACGTGTTCTCCAACATCGCCTGGCCGCGCTTCCTGTTCCGGCAGGGGCGTCTGAGCGAGGCGCAAGCGGCGCTGGATGAAGCCATGCAACGCGGCACCGCGCATGTGGAGCTGTTCCTGTTGCAAGCCGAGTTGGCCTTGTCACGCGGCGATCGCCAGGCCGCGCAGGCCGCGTGCCGTGATGCAGTGCAATTGCGTCCGCAGGCCAGTCTTCCCGGCACCTTGCTGGGCCTGGCGGATGATTCGCTAGGCCCCATCCAAGCGCGCTCCAGGGCCGATGCCTTGGCAGTTGATCTGGCTGCCGGCGCAGGCTATCCCTCGGACTGGCTGGAAGTGGCCTTGCTGCACCAGGCCGCTAGCGAACCCGCGCAAGCCCTGGCCGATGTGCAACGGGCCATTGCCGGCGGCTACCGCGACGCCGCCTATCTGCAGGTGTCGCCCTGGTTTGCCGAACTGCGTCGGGATCCCGGCTATGCCGCGGTCATCGACGCCTTGCAACGCGCGCTCGTGGCCGAGCGCGCGCGCGTAGCGCCGGCCACTATTGCGAAGCTGACGGCAACGCCTTGA
- a CDS encoding serine hydrolase domain-containing protein: MRPVVATLLCLLVLPVSASAADAPAADAGQVIPYSTPTAGHDGWAVADARQLHWNLTRLVDLEKAIAANEFPGVTSIVVAKDGKLAYERYFGEGAPDRLNDTRSATKSVTSLLVGAAIDRHLLPSAQAKVYDYFADRAPWQNPSARKSAMTVEDLLTMSSAWECDDENQFSSGNEERMYLSEDWTRFALDLPMRGFAPWMTRPEQSPHGRAFSYCTAGSFLLGALVEKVAGKPLAAFSAEVLERPLGITQVQWNTSSEGVGMGGGGTRYRSRDLAKLGQLVADGGRWNGKQIITRSWIDQALTVHAQAREDANYGYQFWNFRMSTGKPGEGGTTTSAWAMSGNGGNYVFIVPEQRLVAVITRSSYNQRNVHPQSQQMFADYLLKALPSASQ, encoded by the coding sequence ATGCGCCCTGTTGTTGCCACCCTGCTGTGCCTGCTGGTCTTGCCGGTCTCGGCATCCGCGGCCGATGCCCCGGCCGCGGATGCCGGCCAGGTCATCCCCTACTCCACGCCCACCGCAGGCCATGATGGCTGGGCCGTGGCCGACGCGCGTCAGCTGCACTGGAACCTGACCCGCCTGGTGGATCTGGAAAAGGCGATCGCCGCCAACGAGTTTCCGGGCGTCACCAGCATCGTGGTGGCCAAGGACGGCAAGCTCGCCTACGAGCGCTACTTCGGCGAAGGCGCACCGGACCGGCTCAACGACACCCGCTCGGCCACCAAGAGCGTGACCAGCCTGCTGGTCGGGGCGGCGATTGATCGCCACCTGTTGCCTTCGGCCCAGGCCAAGGTCTACGACTACTTTGCCGACCGCGCACCGTGGCAGAACCCCAGCGCCCGCAAGTCCGCCATGACCGTGGAGGATCTGCTGACCATGAGCTCGGCCTGGGAATGCGATGACGAAAACCAGTTTTCCAGCGGCAACGAAGAACGCATGTACCTCAGTGAAGACTGGACCCGCTTCGCCTTGGATCTACCCATGCGCGGCTTCGCCCCCTGGATGACCCGGCCGGAACAGAGCCCGCATGGCCGCGCTTTTTCCTACTGCACCGCCGGCAGCTTCCTGCTGGGCGCGCTGGTGGAGAAAGTTGCAGGCAAGCCGCTGGCCGCGTTCTCCGCCGAAGTGCTGGAGCGCCCGCTCGGCATCACCCAGGTGCAATGGAATACCTCGTCCGAAGGCGTGGGCATGGGCGGCGGCGGCACCCGCTATCGCAGCCGTGATCTGGCGAAGCTGGGACAACTGGTCGCCGATGGAGGACGTTGGAATGGCAAGCAGATCATCACCAGGAGCTGGATTGATCAGGCGCTCACCGTGCACGCGCAGGCGCGCGAGGATGCCAACTACGGCTACCAGTTCTGGAACTTCCGGATGAGCACAGGCAAGCCGGGCGAAGGCGGCACCACCACTTCAGCCTGGGCGATGTCGGGCAATGGCGGCAACTATGTCTTCATCGTGCCGGAACAGCGGCTGGTGGCGGTGATCACGCGCTCCTCGTACAACCAGCGCAATGTCCATCCGCAGTCGCAACAGATGTTTGCCGACTACCTGCTCAAGGCGTTGCCGTCAGCTTCGCAATAG
- a CDS encoding GlsB/YeaQ/YmgE family stress response membrane protein, whose translation MEEIFGGGILWTLLIGFIAGLLARALKPGDDKLSWFWTIVLGVAGALLAWYIGGAVGWYGPGEPAGFIASVVGAIVLLFLYGLVRKKRAVA comes from the coding sequence ATGGAAGAGATCTTTGGTGGCGGCATTCTGTGGACCTTGCTGATTGGCTTCATCGCGGGCCTGCTCGCCCGGGCGCTCAAGCCCGGCGATGACAAGCTCAGCTGGTTCTGGACCATCGTGCTGGGCGTGGCCGGCGCATTGCTGGCCTGGTATATCGGCGGTGCGGTGGGCTGGTATGGGCCGGGTGAGCCGGCTGGATTCATCGCTTCGGTCGTCGGCGCCATCGTCCTGCTCTTCCTCTATGGCCTGGTCCGGAAGAAGAGAGCGGTCGCCTGA
- a CDS encoding M20 family metallopeptidase codes for MDTAKVDRYVSDKWDEDIVPQLVEYIRIPNKSPMFDRDWVANGYMEAAVQLMENWARAQAIPGLQVEVIRLEGRTPLIFLEIPATGPETGADTVLLYGHLDKQPEMTGWDPDLGPWKPVLKGDKLYGRGGADDGYAIFGSLAAVQALQAQGVPHARCVILIEACEESGSYDLPAYVDHLAERIGKPSLVVCLDSGCGNYDQLWCTTSLRGLAGGNFTVKVLDEGVHSGDASGVVPSSFRLLRQLLSRLEDENTGRILPEGLHAQIPAERQAQAKEAARVLDTAVFDKFPFLPGMTPMAEDLAELVLNRTWRPALSVTGMDGMPPLSSAGNVLRPFTSVKLSLRLPPTLDGKRAGELLKELLVKDPPNGAQVSLDLEKASTGWNAPAMSPWLENAINASSQEFFGAPAMYMGEGGTIPFMGMLGEKFPGAQFMITGVLGPHSNAHGPNEFLHIPMGKKVTACVARVIAEHHAASVRGETQGVGAVAGGDQHGDHGCC; via the coding sequence ATGGATACCGCCAAGGTCGACCGCTACGTGAGTGACAAATGGGACGAAGACATCGTCCCGCAGCTGGTCGAGTACATCCGCATTCCCAACAAATCGCCGATGTTCGACCGCGATTGGGTCGCCAACGGCTACATGGAGGCGGCGGTGCAGCTCATGGAAAACTGGGCCCGGGCGCAGGCCATTCCCGGCCTGCAGGTGGAAGTGATCCGACTGGAAGGCCGCACCCCGCTGATCTTCCTGGAAATCCCGGCCACCGGCCCGGAGACGGGCGCCGACACGGTGCTTTTATACGGCCACCTGGACAAGCAACCGGAAATGACCGGCTGGGATCCCGATCTGGGCCCGTGGAAGCCGGTGCTGAAGGGCGACAAGCTGTATGGCCGCGGCGGCGCGGATGATGGCTATGCCATCTTTGGTTCGCTGGCCGCCGTGCAGGCCCTGCAGGCACAAGGCGTGCCGCATGCGCGCTGCGTGATCCTGATCGAGGCTTGCGAGGAATCCGGCAGCTACGACCTGCCCGCCTACGTGGACCATCTGGCCGAGCGGATCGGCAAGCCTTCGCTGGTGGTGTGCCTGGATTCCGGTTGCGGCAACTACGACCAGCTGTGGTGCACCACTTCGCTGCGCGGCCTGGCCGGCGGCAATTTCACCGTCAAGGTGCTCGACGAAGGCGTGCATTCGGGTGATGCCTCGGGTGTGGTGCCGTCCAGCTTCCGCCTGCTGCGCCAGCTGCTGTCGCGGCTGGAAGACGAGAACACCGGCCGCATCCTGCCCGAAGGCCTGCATGCGCAGATTCCCGCCGAGCGCCAGGCGCAGGCCAAGGAAGCGGCGCGGGTGCTGGATACCGCGGTGTTCGACAAGTTCCCGTTCCTGCCCGGCATGACCCCGATGGCCGAAGACCTGGCCGAGCTGGTGCTCAACCGCACCTGGCGCCCGGCCCTGTCGGTGACTGGCATGGACGGCATGCCGCCGCTTTCCTCGGCCGGCAACGTGTTGCGCCCTTTCACCTCGGTCAAGTTGTCGCTGCGCCTGCCGCCGACCCTGGATGGCAAGCGCGCCGGTGAACTGCTGAAGGAACTGCTGGTCAAGGACCCGCCCAATGGCGCCCAGGTCAGCCTGGATCTGGAAAAGGCCAGCACCGGCTGGAACGCGCCGGCGATGTCACCGTGGCTGGAAAACGCCATCAACGCCTCCAGCCAGGAATTCTTCGGCGCCCCGGCCATGTACATGGGCGAAGGCGGGACCATCCCCTTCATGGGCATGCTGGGCGAGAAGTTTCCCGGCGCGCAATTTATGATCACCGGCGTGCTGGGCCCGCATTCCAATGCGCATGGCCCCAACGAGTTCCTGCATATCCCGATGGGCAAGAAGGTCACGGCCTGCGTGGCGCGGGTCATTGCCGAACACCATGCCGCCAGTGTCCGCGGGGAAACCCAGGGCGTGGGCGCCGTGGCCGGCGGCGACCAGCACGGCGATCACGGCTGTTGTTGA
- a CDS encoding ComEA family DNA-binding protein — protein MKSLVTVFKSVVLSLLLVASALAADKVNINTADAATLESVLVGIGQSKAEAIVEYRKTHGPFKSAEELAMVKGIGLKTVEKNRDRIELRATAAAPARPTQARQQSPVTRR, from the coding sequence ATGAAATCGCTGGTCACTGTTTTCAAGTCGGTCGTGTTGTCGTTGCTTCTGGTCGCAAGCGCCCTGGCAGCTGACAAGGTCAACATCAACACGGCGGATGCGGCAACCCTGGAGTCGGTGCTGGTAGGAATCGGTCAGTCAAAGGCGGAAGCCATTGTCGAATACCGGAAAACCCACGGTCCCTTCAAGAGCGCCGAGGAGTTGGCGATGGTCAAGGGCATTGGCCTGAAAACCGTCGAGAAGAATCGCGATCGCATCGAGTTGCGAGCCACGGCGGCGGCCCCCGCCCGGCCCACGCAGGCGAGGCAGCAGTCGCCGGTCACCCGGCGCTAG
- a CDS encoding HutD/Ves family protein, whose product MSAYLIPANEYRRVRWKNGLGWTREILREPEQDDWHWRLSIAEIEQDADFSTFPGIERELVLLRGNGLRLCFDDSTVTLDPPHGRYRFAGEQRVRGELVDGLTHDFNLMWRRDTITAELLHRPLVGSMLFFVDAQTQWAIHLLAGQARFDSSEDLPPLFAGDTAVLPAQPQRGRYALQGGGELLAIRIQSRDAAQ is encoded by the coding sequence GTGTCCGCCTACCTCATTCCCGCCAACGAATATCGCCGCGTCCGCTGGAAAAACGGGCTGGGATGGACGCGCGAGATCTTGCGCGAACCCGAACAGGATGACTGGCATTGGCGGCTGTCGATCGCCGAGATCGAACAGGACGCGGATTTTTCCACCTTTCCGGGCATCGAACGCGAACTGGTGCTGCTGCGCGGCAATGGATTGCGGCTGTGCTTTGACGACAGCACCGTCACTCTCGATCCGCCCCATGGCCGCTACCGTTTTGCCGGCGAGCAGCGGGTGCGCGGTGAGCTGGTCGATGGGCTGACCCACGATTTCAACCTGATGTGGCGGCGCGACACGATCACGGCCGAACTGCTGCACCGGCCGCTGGTGGGCTCGATGCTGTTCTTTGTCGACGCGCAGACGCAGTGGGCGATTCATCTGCTGGCCGGGCAGGCCCGGTTCGATTCGAGTGAAGATCTGCCGCCGTTGTTCGCCGGCGATACCGCCGTGCTTCCGGCGCAGCCCCAGCGTGGTCGCTACGCACTGCAAGGGGGCGGCGAACTGCTCGCCATCCGCATCCAGTCCCGCGACGCAGCTCAGTAG
- a CDS encoding sulfite reductase subunit alpha, whose amino-acid sequence MSTGADSRSPWRSWLGNAAVLLALLLLGATMATWQSSPWWLAMPRQEAWLTAGASLFAYVGFFAWMLRRHAPGATAALANENGVRIVHASQTGFADLLATRSADSLRAAGFPVSVQPIESLRLQDLQQGRVLFVVSTTGEGDPPDMALRFVRDVMAQSPDLSRLQYAVLALGDREYQHFCHFGRQLDEWLRQQGARALFDRVEVDNADESALRHWQHHLGQLVGATELPDWDLPRYQRWTLVERHLLNPGSVGGAAFHLRLRPPADANVSWQSGDIAEIGPRHPDADVLAWLATLGWDGDQQVEWQSTTHTLASVLAQAHLPALDTLCGRAPVDSVDELTPLPHREYSIASIAQDGLLDLVVRKMHRADGRPGLGSGWLCLHAPVDSEIALRIRSNTQFHLPDQDLPLILIGNGTGIAGLRAHLKARALRGQARNWLLFGERQRAHDFLFEQGIQAWQEAGVLTRVDLAFSRDQVQRYYVQDALRAAAGELRAWVEDGAAIYVCGSLEGMAPGVDAALQEVLGAAALDALRMAGRYRRDVY is encoded by the coding sequence GTGAGCACAGGCGCGGATTCACGCTCGCCCTGGCGTTCCTGGCTGGGCAACGCCGCGGTGCTGCTGGCGTTGTTGCTGCTGGGCGCGACGATGGCGACGTGGCAGAGCAGCCCGTGGTGGTTGGCCATGCCGCGCCAGGAGGCCTGGCTGACGGCAGGCGCTTCACTGTTCGCCTATGTGGGCTTCTTTGCCTGGATGCTGCGCCGGCATGCGCCTGGCGCCACCGCCGCCCTGGCCAACGAAAATGGCGTGCGCATCGTGCACGCAAGCCAGACCGGCTTTGCCGATCTGCTGGCGACGCGCAGCGCCGACAGCTTGCGCGCCGCTGGCTTTCCGGTGAGCGTGCAGCCGATCGAAAGCCTGCGCCTGCAGGACTTGCAGCAAGGCCGCGTGCTGTTTGTCGTCAGCACCACCGGCGAAGGCGATCCGCCGGACATGGCGCTGCGCTTTGTCCGTGACGTGATGGCGCAATCGCCGGATCTGTCCCGCTTGCAGTACGCCGTGCTGGCACTGGGTGATCGCGAATACCAGCACTTCTGCCACTTTGGTCGGCAACTGGACGAGTGGCTGCGCCAGCAGGGTGCGCGCGCGTTGTTTGATCGCGTGGAAGTGGACAACGCCGACGAGAGTGCGTTGCGCCATTGGCAACATCATCTCGGTCAGCTGGTGGGCGCTACCGAGCTGCCGGATTGGGATCTGCCGCGATACCAGCGCTGGACGCTGGTCGAACGGCACCTGCTGAATCCCGGCAGTGTCGGCGGTGCGGCGTTTCACCTGCGCTTGCGCCCACCTGCCGATGCCAACGTCAGCTGGCAAAGCGGCGACATCGCCGAAATCGGGCCGCGCCATCCCGACGCCGACGTGTTGGCCTGGTTGGCGACGCTGGGCTGGGACGGCGATCAGCAGGTGGAATGGCAGTCGACGACGCACACCCTGGCCTCGGTACTGGCGCAGGCGCATCTGCCGGCGTTGGATACCCTGTGCGGCCGCGCGCCAGTGGACAGCGTGGACGAGCTGACGCCGCTGCCACACCGCGAATATTCCATCGCCTCGATTGCGCAGGACGGCCTGCTGGACCTGGTGGTGCGCAAGATGCATCGCGCCGATGGACGGCCGGGCCTGGGCAGCGGCTGGCTGTGCCTGCATGCGCCGGTGGATTCGGAAATTGCGCTGCGCATCCGCAGCAACACCCAATTCCATCTGCCCGATCAGGACCTGCCCCTGATCCTGATTGGCAATGGCACCGGCATCGCCGGTCTGCGTGCGCATCTGAAGGCGCGCGCGCTGCGTGGACAGGCGCGCAACTGGCTGCTGTTCGGCGAGCGGCAGCGCGCGCACGACTTCCTGTTCGAACAGGGGATCCAGGCCTGGCAAGAGGCCGGCGTGCTGACCCGGGTAGACCTGGCGTTCTCCCGCGATCAAGTACAACGCTATTACGTGCAGGATGCCTTGCGTGCCGCGGCCGGCGAGCTGCGCGCGTGGGTCGAAGACGGCGCGGCGATTTATGTCTGCGGGAGTCTGGAAGGCATGGCGCCCGGGGTGGATGCGGCACTGCAGGAGGTGTTGGGCGCCGCCGCGCTGGATGCCTTGCGGATGGCCGGACGCTATCGGCGCGACGTCTACTGA